Proteins encoded together in one Luteimonas fraxinea window:
- a CDS encoding AI-2E family transporter — translation MSTPISPPPEDDAPLPVPTPVTPRPRASTAIIVLATLAVLATLWAAQTVILPILLAVFFALVGNPVLRALRRLWIPRFLGALLVLSLGIAGAGALGLQLYGPASEWVQQAPKTLRTLSPRLKAMTQPVHQASQAAESFARATEDRPQRRVQLVQIQDNSSWRTIVATPKMLASVLAVVLLTFFFMVYGENLQKNAIAMLPDRQRRKLTVDIMQSIEREISRYVLTISIINTLLGAVFAGVLVWMKLPLQDALLWGTVVALLNFAPYVGPLIGVLLMLLMGFVSYEGTWPNAAWAPVIPAAVYLLLHTIEGQFVTPIVLGRRMAISPLMLILALMLFGWMWGIVGLLLAVPLIVCVKLVLARVEGFEGWARLLA, via the coding sequence ATGAGCACACCCATCAGTCCCCCGCCGGAGGACGACGCGCCGTTGCCTGTGCCGACTCCGGTCACGCCGCGCCCGCGCGCGTCGACCGCGATCATCGTGCTGGCGACGCTCGCCGTGCTGGCGACGCTGTGGGCGGCGCAGACGGTGATCCTGCCGATCCTGCTCGCGGTGTTCTTCGCGCTGGTGGGCAATCCGGTGTTGCGTGCGCTGCGCCGGCTGTGGATTCCACGTTTCCTCGGCGCGCTGCTGGTGCTGAGCCTCGGCATCGCCGGCGCCGGCGCACTCGGCCTGCAGCTCTACGGCCCGGCCAGCGAATGGGTGCAGCAGGCACCGAAAACCTTGCGCACGCTCTCGCCGCGCCTCAAGGCGATGACGCAGCCGGTGCACCAGGCCAGCCAGGCCGCCGAATCCTTCGCACGCGCCACGGAGGATCGCCCGCAGCGCCGCGTGCAGCTCGTGCAGATCCAGGACAACAGCTCGTGGCGCACGATCGTCGCGACGCCGAAGATGCTGGCGTCGGTGCTCGCCGTCGTGCTGCTGACGTTCTTCTTCATGGTCTACGGCGAGAACCTGCAGAAGAACGCGATCGCGATGCTGCCCGATCGCCAGCGGCGCAAGCTCACCGTCGACATCATGCAATCCATCGAACGCGAGATCTCGCGTTACGTGCTGACGATTTCGATCATCAATACCCTGCTCGGCGCGGTGTTCGCCGGCGTGCTGGTGTGGATGAAGCTGCCGCTGCAGGACGCTCTGCTGTGGGGCACCGTCGTCGCACTGCTGAACTTCGCGCCGTACGTCGGCCCGCTGATCGGCGTGCTGCTGATGCTGCTGATGGGCTTCGTCAGCTACGAAGGCACCTGGCCGAACGCGGCCTGGGCGCCGGTGATTCCGGCAGCGGTATACCTGTTGCTGCACACGATCGAAGGCCAGTTCGTCACCCCGATCGTGCTCGGCCGCCGCATGGCGATCTCGCCGTTGATGCTGATCCTCGCGCTGATGCTGTTCGGCTGGATGTGGGGCATCGTCGGCCTGCTGCTGGCGGTGCCATTGATCGTCTGCGTGAAGCTGGTGCTGGCGCGCGTGGAAGGCTTCGAGGGATGGGCGCGGTTGCTGGCTTGA
- a CDS encoding adenosylcobalamin-dependent ribonucleoside-diphosphate reductase produces the protein MSTVRLAAVKSDPGPEIPMQPASDDIWDKKYRLKTKQGVAVDADIDGTYQRVAKALAEAETTVEKQRHWHERFLWALRRGAIPAGRITSNAGALEHKPATSTINCTVSGTIVDSMDGILEKVHEAGLTLKAGCGIGYEFSTLRPKGAFVAGAGAYTSGPMSFMDIYDKMCFTVSSAGGRRGAQMGTFDVSHPDVRDFIRAKREDGRLRQFNLSLLITDGFMEAVDTDADWPLVFPINEKEAGDFDLADVEQVIWREWPQTKGYVSRDDGLVACKVYGKVRARHLWDMIMVSTYDYAEPGFILIDRVNEMNNNWWCETIRATNPCGEQPLPPYGACLLGSVNLTKFVREPFTERARFDWEEYKEVVRVFTRMLDNVVEVNGLPLQKQRDEIMRKRRHGMGFLGLGSTVTMLQMKYGEPDSCEFTERIAREMAVAGWETGLTLAQEKGPAPIMEERFEVTAAMLRKRPEMAKDGWKLGQEIPGKVLHAKYSRYMQKIAEVAPDLVDQLAEAGARFTHHSSIAPTGTISLSLANNASNGIEPSFAHHYSRNVIREGKKSKEKVDVFSFELLAYRELVNPKAMPYSDEPDAQLPDYFIAADDITPKAHVDVQAAAQIWVDSSISKTANVPTDYPYEDFKDIYRYAHQQGLKGCTTFRFNPAAFQGVLVKEADLAATTYRFELEGGEVLEVAGNEQIEYDGEMHTAANLFDALKEGYYGKF, from the coding sequence ATGAGCACGGTTCGCCTCGCGGCGGTGAAGTCCGATCCCGGTCCCGAAATTCCGATGCAGCCCGCGTCGGACGACATCTGGGACAAGAAGTACCGCCTCAAGACCAAGCAGGGCGTGGCCGTGGATGCCGACATCGACGGCACCTACCAGCGCGTGGCGAAAGCGCTCGCCGAAGCCGAGACCACCGTCGAGAAGCAGCGCCACTGGCACGAGCGCTTCCTGTGGGCGCTGCGCCGCGGTGCGATTCCCGCCGGCCGCATCACCTCCAACGCCGGCGCGCTCGAACACAAGCCCGCGACCAGCACGATCAACTGCACCGTGTCGGGCACGATCGTCGATTCGATGGACGGCATCCTCGAGAAGGTCCATGAGGCCGGTCTCACGCTGAAGGCCGGTTGCGGCATCGGCTACGAGTTCTCCACGCTGCGGCCCAAGGGCGCGTTCGTCGCCGGCGCCGGCGCGTACACCTCCGGCCCGATGTCCTTCATGGATATCTACGACAAGATGTGTTTCACCGTCAGTTCCGCCGGCGGTCGCCGCGGCGCGCAGATGGGTACCTTCGACGTCAGCCATCCCGACGTGCGCGATTTCATCCGCGCCAAGCGCGAAGACGGTCGCCTGCGCCAGTTCAATCTCTCGCTGCTGATTACCGACGGTTTCATGGAAGCGGTCGACACCGACGCCGACTGGCCGCTGGTGTTTCCGATCAACGAGAAGGAAGCCGGCGATTTCGATCTTGCCGATGTCGAGCAGGTGATCTGGCGCGAATGGCCGCAGACCAAGGGCTACGTGTCCCGCGACGACGGCCTCGTCGCCTGCAAGGTCTACGGCAAGGTCCGCGCGCGGCATCTGTGGGACATGATCATGGTCTCGACGTACGACTACGCCGAGCCGGGTTTCATCCTCATCGACCGCGTCAACGAGATGAACAACAACTGGTGGTGCGAGACCATCCGCGCGACCAATCCCTGCGGCGAGCAGCCGCTGCCGCCTTACGGCGCTTGCCTGCTCGGTTCGGTCAACCTCACCAAGTTCGTGCGCGAGCCCTTCACCGAGCGCGCGCGCTTCGACTGGGAGGAATACAAGGAAGTCGTGCGTGTGTTCACCCGCATGCTCGACAACGTGGTCGAGGTCAACGGCTTGCCGCTGCAGAAGCAACGCGACGAGATCATGCGCAAGCGTCGCCACGGCATGGGCTTCCTCGGTCTCGGCAGCACCGTGACCATGCTGCAGATGAAGTACGGCGAGCCAGATTCCTGCGAGTTCACCGAGCGGATCGCGCGCGAGATGGCCGTCGCCGGCTGGGAAACGGGTCTGACCCTGGCGCAGGAAAAAGGCCCGGCGCCGATCATGGAAGAGCGCTTCGAAGTTACCGCCGCCATGCTGCGCAAGCGCCCGGAAATGGCGAAGGACGGCTGGAAGCTCGGCCAGGAAATTCCCGGCAAGGTGCTGCACGCCAAGTACTCGCGCTACATGCAGAAGATCGCCGAGGTCGCGCCCGATCTCGTCGACCAACTGGCCGAGGCCGGCGCGCGCTTCACCCACCACAGCTCGATCGCGCCGACGGGCACCATCTCGCTGTCGCTGGCCAACAACGCCTCCAACGGCATCGAGCCGTCGTTCGCGCATCACTACAGCCGCAACGTGATCCGCGAAGGCAAGAAGTCCAAAGAGAAGGTGGACGTCTTCTCGTTCGAGCTGCTGGCCTACCGCGAACTCGTCAATCCGAAGGCCATGCCGTATTCGGACGAACCCGACGCGCAGCTGCCGGATTACTTCATCGCTGCCGACGACATCACCCCCAAGGCGCATGTCGACGTGCAGGCCGCCGCGCAGATCTGGGTGGACAGCTCGATCTCCAAGACCGCGAACGTCCCGACGGATTACCCGTACGAGGATTTCAAAGACATCTACCGCTACGCGCACCAGCAGGGCCTCAAGGGCTGCACCACGTTCCGCTTCAACCCCGCCGCGTTCCAGGGCGTGCTGGTCAAGGAAGCGGATCTCGCTGCCACCACCTATCGCTTCGAGCTGGAAGGCGGCGAAGTGCTGGAGGTCGCGGGCAACGAACAGATCGAATACGACGGCGAAATGCATACCGCCGCCAATCTGTTCGACGCGCTGAAGGAAGGGTATTACGGCAAGTTCTGA
- a CDS encoding Do family serine endopeptidase produces the protein MRAKTTLLALTCAAAFGGFAATAIRDVVQQPAGATPATVAAVPTMAALPAAVDGAPLPSLAPMLKTVTPSVVSVHAKQRVRVSPFGNDPFFRRMFPELDQERMNESLGSGVIVDAQQGYVLTNHHVIEGADDVSVTLADGRTVEAEFIGSDVDTDVALMRIKADNLTAIPLAQDANLQVGDFVVAVGNPFGFGQTVTSGIISAVGRSNVPGVGFQNFIQTDASINPGNSGGALVNLRGQLVGINTASFNTQGSMAGNIGLGFAIPIGLARNVMMQLATTGSVQRGTLGIDTQTVDARIAQGLGLDTPRGAVITRVYGGSPAARAGLRTGDVVVAANGERIDNSESLRNFQGLQALDTPVTLDVLRDGRTVKIETRLTALPRDGASVDARLAGAMFADLPEALRRQNQRAGGVLVETVEPGSRAFQSGLRNGDLILAANSGQFRDLAGFRDSLADRPADLVLRISRRGRIVDVIMR, from the coding sequence ATGCGCGCCAAGACCACACTTCTCGCCCTGACCTGCGCCGCCGCGTTCGGTGGCTTCGCCGCGACCGCGATCCGCGACGTGGTGCAGCAACCCGCGGGTGCGACGCCGGCGACAGTTGCCGCAGTGCCGACGATGGCCGCCTTGCCGGCCGCGGTCGACGGCGCGCCGCTGCCCTCGCTGGCACCGATGCTCAAGACGGTGACGCCATCGGTGGTGTCTGTGCACGCCAAGCAGCGCGTGCGCGTGAGCCCGTTCGGCAACGACCCCTTCTTCCGCCGCATGTTTCCGGAACTCGACCAGGAGCGGATGAACGAGTCGCTGGGCTCGGGCGTCATCGTCGATGCGCAGCAGGGCTACGTGCTGACCAACCACCACGTGATCGAAGGCGCGGACGACGTGTCGGTGACGCTGGCCGACGGCCGCACGGTGGAAGCGGAGTTCATCGGTTCGGATGTCGACACCGATGTCGCGTTGATGCGGATCAAGGCCGACAACCTCACCGCGATTCCGCTCGCGCAGGATGCGAACCTGCAGGTCGGCGATTTCGTCGTCGCCGTGGGCAATCCGTTCGGCTTCGGGCAGACGGTGACCTCCGGGATCATTTCAGCGGTCGGCCGCAGCAACGTGCCGGGCGTGGGTTTCCAGAACTTCATCCAGACCGATGCGTCGATCAATCCGGGCAACTCCGGCGGCGCGCTGGTGAATCTGCGCGGCCAGCTGGTGGGCATCAATACCGCGAGCTTTAACACGCAGGGAAGCATGGCCGGCAACATCGGGCTGGGCTTTGCGATTCCGATCGGCCTGGCCCGCAACGTGATGATGCAACTGGCGACGACCGGCAGTGTGCAGCGCGGCACGCTGGGCATCGACACGCAGACGGTGGATGCGCGCATCGCGCAGGGCCTTGGACTCGATACGCCACGCGGCGCGGTGATCACGCGCGTGTACGGCGGTTCGCCTGCAGCGCGCGCGGGCCTGCGCACCGGCGACGTGGTGGTGGCCGCGAACGGCGAGCGCATCGACAACAGCGAATCGCTGCGCAACTTCCAGGGCCTGCAGGCACTCGATACGCCGGTGACGCTGGACGTGTTGCGCGACGGCCGCACGGTGAAGATCGAGACACGTCTGACCGCGTTGCCGCGCGATGGCGCGAGTGTCGATGCGCGTCTGGCCGGCGCGATGTTCGCCGACCTGCCCGAAGCGCTGCGTCGCCAGAACCAGCGCGCCGGCGGCGTGCTGGTGGAAACGGTGGAACCCGGCAGCCGCGCATTCCAGAGCGGCCTGCGCAATGGCGATCTGATCCTCGCGGCGAACAGCGGCCAGTTCCGCGATCTCGCAGGTTTCCGCGACTCGCTCGCTGACCGTCCGGCCGATCTCGTGCTGCGCATTTCACGTCGCGGACGCATCGTCGACGTGATCATGCGTTGA
- a CDS encoding phage holin family protein, with amino-acid sequence MTGEDPREEPAGSAHRAPGEAPHLDESIRRIRAAATETFSSGLDSGRALRKLVAADMALSRSALGRALAWSAVSVVFGASAWLLAMGAAIALLQSWGLSWLASISISTLISLVVTAIAAWRVSVFFDYAGMHATRRQLSRLGMFSEAGHGDDDDEDETSLTTSASDKAKAS; translated from the coding sequence GTGACCGGGGAAGACCCGCGCGAGGAACCCGCCGGCAGCGCACATCGTGCGCCCGGCGAAGCACCACACCTCGACGAAAGCATCCGCCGCATCCGTGCGGCGGCCACTGAGACCTTCAGCTCCGGCCTCGACAGCGGCCGCGCCCTGCGCAAGCTGGTCGCGGCCGATATGGCCTTGTCGCGCAGTGCCCTCGGGCGTGCGCTGGCATGGTCGGCCGTGTCCGTGGTGTTCGGCGCATCGGCGTGGCTGCTGGCGATGGGCGCCGCGATTGCATTGCTGCAGTCCTGGGGTCTGTCGTGGCTGGCGTCGATTTCGATCTCCACGTTGATCAGCCTGGTCGTCACCGCGATCGCCGCCTGGCGTGTCTCGGTGTTCTTCGACTACGCCGGCATGCATGCCACGCGTCGCCAGCTGTCGCGCCTCGGCATGTTCTCCGAGGCCGGACACGGCGATGACGACGACGAGGACGAGACGTCCCTGACCACGTCCGCATCCGACAAGGCGAAGGCGTCATGA